Proteins from one bacterium genomic window:
- a CDS encoding YlqD family protein, whose product MADTLNLRRQVIIKAIVTDTFKQQASAELQAALQNVDMNLQQLEFQGKRAIADLEKKNITPAGPMVQQQIEGIKQQIEGERGQLMAAKNDMLQKLNMIGQLDIGSEFVQAQVDNFVDVAIGDNLYLKLSSPEVIVKDGVVVEIRQPEMMA is encoded by the coding sequence ATGGCCGATACGCTCAACCTTCGTCGCCAGGTCATCATCAAGGCGATCGTCACCGACACCTTCAAGCAGCAGGCCTCGGCCGAGCTCCAGGCCGCCCTGCAGAACGTCGACATGAACCTCCAGCAGCTGGAGTTCCAGGGCAAGCGCGCGATCGCCGACCTCGAGAAGAAGAACATCACCCCCGCCGGCCCCATGGTCCAGCAGCAGATCGAGGGCATCAAGCAGCAGATCGAGGGTGAGCGCGGCCAGCTGATGGCGGCCAAGAACGACATGCTCCAGAAGCTCAACATGATCGGCCAGCTCGACATCGGCTCCGAGTTCGTCCAGGCCCAGGTCGACAACTTCGTCGACGTGGCGATCGGCGACAACCTCTACCTCAAGCTCTCCTCGCCCGAGGTCATCGTCAAGGATGGCGTCGTCGTCGAGATCCGTCAGCCGGAGATGATGGCCTAA
- the rimM gene encoding 16S rRNA processing protein RimM: MSENAERYISVGRILKPHGVRGEVKVDPMTDDPARFKKLERIYCLRSNGERVTLHIEAARSAGPETVLVKFREYATPEAVDALRDCLIQIPRSEAPALPKGKVYFADVIGMAARVQETGEVLGTITAIISAGNELLEIKRPDGKELLIPWVDAFVSKVDAETREVLITPVPGLLEP, encoded by the coding sequence ATGAGCGAGAACGCCGAACGCTACATATCGGTCGGCCGGATCCTCAAGCCCCACGGCGTCCGTGGCGAGGTCAAGGTCGATCCCATGACCGACGACCCCGCCCGGTTCAAGAAGCTCGAGCGTATCTATTGCCTGCGCTCGAACGGCGAGCGCGTCACCTTGCACATCGAGGCGGCGCGCTCGGCGGGGCCCGAGACCGTGCTCGTGAAGTTCCGCGAGTACGCGACCCCCGAGGCGGTCGATGCCTTGCGCGATTGTCTGATCCAGATCCCGCGCAGCGAGGCGCCCGCCCTGCCCAAGGGCAAGGTCTACTTTGCGGATGTGATCGGCATGGCCGCCCGCGTCCAGGAGACCGGCGAGGTCCTCGGGACCATCACCGCCATCATCTCGGCCGGCAACGAGCTGCTCGAGATCAAGCGGCCGGACGGCAAGGAGCTCTTGATCCCCTGGGTGGACGCCTTCGTCTCGAAGGTCGACGCCGAGACCCGCGAGGTCTTGATCACCCCCGTCCCCGGCCTGTTGGAGCCCTAA
- the trmD gene encoding tRNA (guanosine(37)-N1)-methyltransferase TrmD, whose amino-acid sequence MRIDILTLFPGMFTGPMTESMIKRAQEAGHLDLGIHDMREHATDKHRMADDRPFGGGAGMVIKPDMVFAAVESLPRTERTRIIMTCPQGKRFEQADANALAEEEHLMFLCGHYEGFDERVREHLVTDEYSIGDYVLTNGELPAMVMLDAIVRLIPGVVGKEESTKEDSFYTGILDYPHYTRPVDFRGWQVPEILRSGNHGAIQRWRRDEALKRTFERRPELLASAPLDRKDLKFLKEQCGWEPNR is encoded by the coding sequence TTGCGGATCGATATCCTGACCCTGTTCCCCGGTATGTTCACCGGCCCCATGACCGAGAGCATGATCAAGCGCGCCCAAGAGGCGGGCCATCTCGACCTCGGCATCCACGACATGCGCGAGCACGCCACCGACAAGCATCGCATGGCCGACGATCGCCCCTTCGGCGGTGGCGCCGGGATGGTGATCAAGCCGGACATGGTCTTCGCGGCCGTCGAGAGCCTGCCGCGCACCGAGCGCACCCGCATCATCATGACCTGCCCGCAGGGCAAGCGCTTCGAGCAGGCGGATGCCAACGCCCTGGCCGAGGAAGAGCACCTCATGTTCCTCTGCGGCCACTACGAGGGCTTCGACGAGCGCGTCCGCGAGCACCTGGTCACCGACGAGTACTCCATCGGCGACTACGTCCTGACCAACGGCGAATTGCCCGCCATGGTCATGCTCGACGCCATCGTCCGGCTCATCCCCGGGGTGGTGGGCAAGGAGGAGTCGACCAAGGAGGACTCCTTCTACACCGGCATCCTCGACTACCCGCACTACACTCGCCCGGTGGACTTCAGGGGCTGGCAGGTGCCCGAGATCCTGCGCTCGGGGAACCACGGCGCGATCCAGCGCTGGCGCCGGGATGAGGCCCTGAAGCGGACCTTCGAGCGCCGGCCCGAGCTGCTCGCCTCGGCTCCCCTGGACCGCAAGGACCTCAAGTTCCTCAAAGAACAGTGCGGCTGGGAGCCTAACCGTTAG
- a CDS encoding roadblock/LC7 domain-containing protein, with amino-acid sequence MSQLNRILTNFVVTEEGISKIQHLLADLVKDVDADAAMLVEKSGQMIATDGDVQGLDTTAIASLVGGAFASTRAVARLIGETEFQAMFQQGENASIFMYALGTNDILVVIFNDVSKTGLVKVQAQQTAVALSAQLSQMQTGK; translated from the coding sequence GTGTCCCAACTCAATCGCATCCTGACGAACTTCGTCGTCACCGAAGAAGGGATCTCCAAGATCCAGCACTTGCTTGCGGACCTCGTCAAGGACGTGGACGCGGATGCTGCCATGCTGGTCGAGAAGAGCGGCCAGATGATCGCCACCGACGGCGACGTGCAGGGCCTCGACACCACCGCGATCGCAAGCCTGGTCGGCGGCGCCTTCGCCTCGACCCGCGCGGTCGCTCGCCTGATCGGCGAGACCGAGTTCCAGGCCATGTTCCAGCAGGGCGAGAACGCCTCGATCTTCATGTACGCCCTGGGGACCAACGACATCCTAGTCGTGATCTTCAACGACGTGAGCAAGACCGGTCTGGTCAAGGTCCAGGCCCAGCAGACGGCGGTCGCCCTCTCCGCTCAGCTCAGCCAGATGCAGACCGGCAAGTAG
- the folP gene encoding dihydropteroate synthase translates to MGILNVTPDSFSDGGTHGTVEAALSHARRMLAEGADFIDVGGESTRPGAVPVSVEDECARVVPVIRALAAETDAALSIDTFKPEVALAALEAGAHLVNDISGLEQPAMRRAIARHKAAAVAMHMQGTPQTMQQAPHYDDVVREVRAYLEDKLVEAKAEGLDRVALDPGIGFGKTLEHNLALLRHLAVFKELGAPVLLGTSRKGFIGQLLDLPVDQRVEGTMATVALAVRDGVDIVRVHDVREAVRTVTIADAVVRGSKGGTLG, encoded by the coding sequence ATGGGCATCCTCAACGTGACGCCCGACTCCTTCTCCGACGGCGGCACGCACGGCACCGTGGAAGCGGCCCTTTCTCACGCGCGGCGCATGCTCGCAGAAGGGGCCGATTTCATCGACGTGGGCGGCGAGTCCACGCGGCCCGGGGCCGTGCCGGTCTCGGTCGAAGACGAGTGCGCACGGGTCGTGCCCGTGATCCGCGCCCTGGCCGCCGAGACCGACGCGGCGCTCTCGATCGACACCTTCAAGCCCGAGGTCGCGCTGGCCGCCCTCGAGGCGGGGGCGCATCTGGTCAACGACATCTCGGGGCTCGAACAGCCCGCCATGCGCCGCGCGATTGCGCGCCACAAGGCTGCCGCCGTCGCCATGCACATGCAGGGCACGCCCCAGACCATGCAGCAGGCGCCTCATTACGACGACGTGGTGCGCGAGGTGCGCGCCTATCTCGAAGACAAGCTCGTCGAGGCAAAGGCCGAGGGCCTGGACCGGGTCGCCCTCGATCCTGGGATCGGCTTCGGCAAGACCCTGGAACACAACCTCGCCCTCCTGCGGCACCTGGCGGTGTTCAAGGAGCTTGGGGCCCCCGTGCTGCTCGGGACCTCGCGCAAGGGGTTCATCGGGCAGCTGTTGGATTTGCCCGTGGACCAGCGGGTCGAAGGCACCATGGCCACCGTGGCGCTCGCCGTTCGGGACGGGGTGGACATCGTCCGCGTCCACGACGTGCGCGAGGCCGTGCGGACCGTGACGATCGCCGACGCCGTGGTGCGGGGCTCGAAGGGGGGCACGCTTGGATAA
- the folB gene encoding dihydroneopterin aldolase, whose amino-acid sequence MDKVRVKGIEAYGYHGVYAEERTLGQTLVVDVEVGCDLREAGLSDDIHDSISYVDLVKMVKEVVSETQFQLLEAIAETIAARVLDVPRAQNVVVRVEKPRAPIPHLTGTVSIEIVRQKG is encoded by the coding sequence TTGGATAAGGTCCGAGTCAAGGGCATCGAGGCCTACGGGTATCACGGCGTCTACGCCGAGGAGCGGACCCTGGGCCAGACGCTCGTCGTCGATGTAGAGGTCGGCTGCGATCTGCGCGAAGCCGGCCTCTCCGACGACATCCACGACAGCATCAGCTACGTGGATCTGGTGAAGATGGTCAAGGAGGTCGTCTCCGAGACCCAGTTTCAACTGCTCGAGGCGATCGCCGAAACGATCGCCGCGCGGGTGCTGGATGTGCCCCGCGCCCAGAACGTCGTCGTGCGGGTTGAGAAGCCCCGCGCGCCGATTCCCCATCTGACGGGGACGGTTTCGATCGAAATCGTGCGACAGAAAGGATAA
- the folK gene encoding 2-amino-4-hydroxy-6-hydroxymethyldihydropteridine diphosphokinase, with amino-acid sequence MATVYLGLGSNVGDRADYVKRAIELLEKHPLIEVTKVSSMYETEPLEYPDQQWFVNAVAEIQTALRPMPLLDALQGIEKQLQRQRIMRWGPRTIDLDILLYGDELLAEPRLQIPHIRMHDRAFVLVPLAEIAPDAVHPILGVSVAELAEGVDRKTEVRELELQQQ; translated from the coding sequence ATGGCCACGGTCTACCTCGGACTCGGATCCAACGTCGGCGATCGCGCCGACTACGTCAAACGAGCGATCGAGCTCCTCGAGAAGCACCCGCTGATCGAGGTGACGAAAGTTTCTTCCATGTACGAGACCGAGCCGCTGGAGTATCCGGATCAGCAGTGGTTCGTCAACGCGGTCGCCGAGATCCAGACCGCGCTGCGCCCCATGCCCCTGCTGGACGCCCTCCAGGGCATCGAGAAGCAGCTCCAGCGCCAGCGCATCATGCGTTGGGGGCCGCGCACCATCGACCTGGACATCCTGCTGTACGGCGATGAGCTGCTGGCCGAGCCGCGGCTGCAGATTCCGCACATCCGCATGCACGATCGGGCTTTCGTCCTGGTCCCCCTCGCCGAGATCGCCCCGGATGCCGTTCACCCGATCCTGGGCGTGAGCGTCGCCGAGCTGGCCGAGGGCGTGGATCGCAAGACCGAAGTCCGCGAGCTGGAGCTCCAGCAGCAGTAA
- a CDS encoding response regulator, with product MKRILVVDDDPNSRKIVELMLMSYGYSLYFAENGLHAVEVALHERPDLILMDILMPIMNGHEATQRIKEHPHGAKIPVVALTALAFESDRREALQAGCDGYLSKPFNRRELLETVKTFLPDVQHQALA from the coding sequence ATGAAGCGCATTCTTGTGGTCGATGACGATCCGAACTCGCGCAAGATCGTCGAACTCATGCTCATGTCCTACGGTTATTCCTTGTATTTCGCGGAGAACGGCCTGCATGCCGTCGAGGTAGCCCTGCACGAACGGCCGGACCTCATCCTGATGGACATCCTGATGCCGATCATGAACGGCCACGAAGCCACCCAGCGCATCAAGGAGCATCCGCATGGCGCCAAGATCCCCGTCGTGGCCTTGACCGCCCTCGCCTTCGAGAGCGATCGCCGCGAGGCACTCCAGGCCGGGTGCGACGGCTACCTATCCAAGCCTTTCAACCGCCGCGAGCTGCTCGAGACCGTCAAGACCTTCCTGCCCGACGTTCAACACCAAGCACTCGCTTGA
- the fmt gene encoding methionyl-tRNA formyltransferase, which translates to MGTPAFAVPSLKALLAAGYDVKAVFTQPDRPVGRGKQIAMPPVKEAALEAGIPVHQPQRLRGNEEALATLQAIAPDLIVVVAYGQILPESILNLPPFGCINVHASLLPRYRGAAPIQWSILHGDAETGVATMQMEKGLDTGPMLMEARTPIGADETADALSQRLSEIGAQTLVDTLGPWFEGTLKPTPQDDALATYAPMLTKAMAELDWRQGAQALHQRIRALHPWPGTTTKLGDETVKILKASLSPRDPEGSLPGTVLAMGPAGWEIACGSGVLRIEQVQLPNKKAQSSEEAARGWRAIAVGSRFEGSLDT; encoded by the coding sequence ATGGGCACCCCTGCCTTCGCCGTCCCCTCGCTCAAGGCCCTCCTCGCGGCCGGCTACGACGTCAAGGCCGTCTTCACCCAGCCCGACCGGCCCGTGGGGCGCGGCAAGCAGATCGCCATGCCCCCGGTCAAAGAAGCGGCCCTCGAAGCCGGGATCCCGGTCCACCAGCCGCAGCGCCTGCGCGGCAACGAGGAGGCCCTCGCGACGCTCCAGGCCATCGCCCCCGACCTCATCGTGGTCGTCGCCTACGGCCAGATCCTGCCGGAGTCGATCCTGAACCTGCCGCCCTTCGGCTGCATCAACGTCCACGCCTCGCTCTTGCCCCGCTATCGCGGCGCCGCTCCGATCCAGTGGTCCATCCTGCACGGTGACGCCGAAACCGGGGTCGCCACCATGCAGATGGAGAAGGGCCTGGACACCGGCCCCATGCTCATGGAGGCGCGCACCCCGATCGGCGCCGATGAGACGGCCGACGCCCTCTCGCAGCGCCTCTCCGAGATCGGCGCCCAAACCCTCGTCGATACCCTCGGCCCGTGGTTCGAGGGCACCCTGAAGCCCACCCCGCAAGACGACGCTCTCGCGACCTACGCCCCCATGCTCACCAAGGCCATGGCCGAGCTCGACTGGCGTCAAGGGGCACAGGCCTTGCACCAGCGGATCCGGGCATTGCACCCCTGGCCCGGCACCACCACCAAGCTCGGCGACGAGACCGTGAAGATCTTGAAGGCCAGCCTGAGCCCGCGCGACCCGGAAGGCAGCCTGCCGGGGACGGTCCTCGCCATGGGGCCCGCCGGCTGGGAGATCGCCTGCGGCTCGGGGGTCCTGCGCATCGAGCAGGTCCAGCTTCCCAACAAGAAGGCGCAGAGCTCCGAGGAAGCCGCTCGCGGTTGGCGGGCGATCGCGGTCGGCAGCCGCTTCGAGGGCTCTCTCGACACCTGA